One Trichosurus vulpecula isolate mTriVul1 chromosome 7, mTriVul1.pri, whole genome shotgun sequence genomic region harbors:
- the TMEM102 gene encoding transmembrane protein 102, whose amino-acid sequence MASAVWGGTPWWGPPPPAPARPLTDLDFCSGAQLQELTQLIQELGVQESWHGGPKPGADLLRAKDFVFSLLSLIHRRDPRVPEQTELLLLRGGVREGSLDLGPGPLGPYVRGPHYDAGFTLLVPLLWLDCEGVKPDLELEPGSAWLRLQARGGGASALEAWCDCLGPSAPAELGGEGAVKEACPLEKPPCDVTGPQTAATAGPVREDSHPQSPAAAEEPGGDSADPAELRSWKEPHSDVTEQLPGQPVPEPEGRGPQENWPSLCPTQVAAWFFSALSAVAVSLTPDPGAVRLVHAALHAGVTTILLSTPGPPPRLLLFDLVPGVSVAGWPARTRTHAWMGPVAAGPTACYLVPGYRAKKENGLCWRICFARQELALKARIPQPLLQAHAAAQALLRPLVAGAGCAAPYLLRTLLYWACERLPALYLGRPENAGACCLGLLDELSRGLEAGALPDYFLEGRELAAGEGATELAGALARLRGDPVGALRTAVEEAKTARKGGGVVGGGH is encoded by the exons ATGGCATCCGCAGTCTGGGGGGGCACCCCCTGGTGGGGTCCGCCACCCCCAGCCCCTGCCCGTCCCCTCACGGACCTCGACTTCTGCTCCGGAGCGCAGCTGCAGGAGCTGACTCAACTGATCCAAGAGCTCGGGGTTCAGGAGAGCTGGCACGGTGGACCAAAGCCCGGGGCCGACCTCCTCCGGGCTAAGGACTTTGTCTTCTCTCTGCTCA GTCTCATCCACCGACGGGACCCCCGGGTTCCTGAGCAAACCGAGCTTCTGCTCCTCCGCGGCGGAGTCCGCGAGGGCTCTCTCGATCTGGGGCCTGGACCCCTAGGGCCCTACGTGCGGGGGCCCCACTACGACGCCGGCTTCACGCTCCTGGTACCCTTGCTCTGGCTGGACTGCGAGGGGGTAAAGCCCGACCTCGAGCTGGAACCTGGCAGCGCGTGGCTCCGCCTCCAAGCGCGCGGGGGCGGGGCCTCGGCCCTGGAGGCTTGGTGCGACTGCCTAGGGCCCTCCGCCCCGGCAGAGCTAGGCGGGGAGGGGGCGGTAAAAGAGGCATGTCCATTGGAGAAGCCTCCGTGTGACGTCACGGGGCCCCAGACTGCGGCGACGGCCGGGCCAGTGCGAGAAGACTCCCACCCCCAGTCGCCAGCGGCCGCGGAAGAGCCCGGCGGCGACTCGGCGGATCCGGCAGAGCTCCGCTCATGGAAGGAACCGCACAGTGACGTCACAGAGCAACTCCCTGGACAGCCAGTCCCAGAGCCTGAGGGGCGGGGCCCTCAGGAAAACTGGCCCTCTTTGTGCCCCACCCAAGTGGCCGCCTGGTTTTTTTCCGCCCTGTCTGCCGTAGCTGTCTCCTTGACCCCGGACCCCGGTGCTGTACGCCTGGTCCATGCCGCCCTCCATGCCGGCGTCACTACCATCCTTCTGTCCACTCCAGGCCCTCCCCCCCGGCTGCTGCTCTTTGACTTGGTGCCAGGGGTCTCCGTGGCCGGCTGGCCCGCGAGAACCCGGACCCACGCGTGGATGGGTCCCGTCGCCGCTGGGCCTACCGCCTGCTACCTCGTGCCGGGCTACCGAGCCAAAAAGGAGAATGGGCTCTGCTGGCGGATTTGCTTTGCCCGCCAGGAGCTGGCGCTCAAGGCCCGCATCCCCCAGCCGCTACTCCAGGCACACGCCGCCGCCCAGGCCTTACTACGCCCCCTGGTGGCCGGGGCCGGCTGCGCGGCTCCCTACCTCTTGCGCACCCTGCTCTACTGGGCCTGCGAGCGCCTCCCCGCCCTCTATTTGGGGCGGCCCGAGAACGCCGGGGCTTGTTGCCTCGGGCTGCTGGACGAGCTAAGCCGCGGGCTAGAGGCTGGGGCACTGCCTGACTACTTCCTGGAAGGGCGGGAGCTAGCGGCGGGGGAGGGGGCCACGGAGCTGGCCGGAGCTCTCGCCCGACTCCGGGGAGACCCTGTAGGGGCTCTCAGAACTGCGGTGGAGGAGGCCAAGACTGCGCGGAAGGGGGGCGGGGTGGTGGGCGGGGGTCATTAA
- the SPEM2 gene encoding uncharacterized protein SPEM2, with the protein MAEQMHSGNRPARNLDPVDLILLLLSLIILLNLGINVMILIWRSLTRSLNGTLGLFQPKGKIPKPSIKKPSGVPTLCIHCTLDPVALNVAHPASKRHRCYRQHSGSGRGSYWGSCHSRRHRGRQRRLRYHRHPRTSLPPPPPPSPATSPTSFCHQETWDTELEDNKEPWNQKSNYQQSWDETSHPGNVRHYRGYWSSYYPGGSNLSPQDLRAPKRVEAKSELRLETYYQSSPSSWPQNLKENMEPGPIPTSPQFIHRFPPNPSWMPGTHNPLPPGGRVLCDSWELRQRVRDGNKRTDVPKTPQSAPRSPEPQSYAENVVSKQSVRRTTVPLISAHIPLTRTHVSAGHLPFSSRDRPEVKRRDGDHREPLPHRTTMGSSPSFNRLPNHETQNHCGSAPNESLISEVTQPLSYVSARAPARVPAPDPGCAPAFIPLSRSPGGLTNYQVYDSQELKRQIQEGHGCRGEAFSYSPATPRTGPSSSWHSLHRTKAGRLN; encoded by the exons ATGGCTGAGCAGATGCACTCTGGCAATAGGCCTGCAAGAAATCTTGATCCTGTAGACTTGATCCTTCTGCTCCTAAGCCTCATCATCTTGCTCAACCTTGGAATCAACGTGATGATCCTG ATCTGGCGCAGTCTCACGAGGTCCTTAAATGGAACATTGGGTTTATTTCAACCTAAAG GTAAGATTCCCAAGCCTTCCATTAAGAAGCCATCAGGGGTCCCAACTCTGTGCATCCACTGCACCTTGGACCCTGTGGCTCTAAACGTGGCCCACCCTGCATCCAAACGACATCGCTGCTACCGTCAGCACTCAGGAAGTGGCCGTGGCAGTTACTGGGGAAGCTGCCATAGTCGCCGACACCGTGGTCGCCAACGCCGTCTTCGTTACCATCGCCACCCTCGAACATCtttgcccccaccccctcctccttcaCCTGCAACCTCACCCACTTCCTTCTGTCACCAAGAAACCTGGGACACAGAATTAGAAGACAATAAAGAGCCCTGGAACCAAAAGTCCAACTACCAGCAGAGTTGGGACGAAACTTCTCATCCTGGAAACGTTAGGCATTACAGGGGATACTGGAGCAGTTACTATCCAGGGGGATCAAATCTCTCTCCTCAAGACCTGAGGGCTCCCAAAAGGGTGGAAGCAAAGTCTGAGTTGAGACTAGAGACTTATTATCAGTCATCTCCAAGCAGCTGGCCTCAGAATCTAAAAGAGAACATGGAACCTGGCCCAATCCCCACCTCCCCACAATTCATACACCGGTTCCCCCCTAACCCATCTTGGATGCCTGGCACCCACAACCCCCTTCCTCCAGGTGGCCGGGTTTTATGTGACAGCTGGGAGCTGAGACAAAGGGTCCGAGATGGAAACAAGAGAACCGATGTCCCCAAGACACCCCAGTCTGCACCTCgaagccctgagccccaaagctATGCTGAGAATGTTGTATCTAAACAGTCTGTGCGGCGGACCACAGTGCCCCTCATCTCAGCACACATCCCCCTCACTCGGACTCACGTCTCAGCAGGACATTTGCCCTTCAGCAGCCGGGATAGGCCAGAGGTAAAACGACGAGATGGAGACCACAGAGAACCGTTGCCCCACCGGACCACAATGGGCTCGTCCCCCTCCTTCAACAGACTCCCCAACCATGAGACACAAAACCACTGTGGTTCTGCCCCAAATGAGAGCCTGATATCCGAGGTCACCCAGCCCTTGTCCTATGTCTCAGCACGTGCTCCAGCCAGAGTTCCAGCTCCTGACCCAGGCTGTGCACCTGCCTTCATCCCCCTTAGTAGGAGCCCAGGGGGCCTCACCAACTACCAAGTGTATGATAGCCAGGAGCTGAAGCGGCAAATTCAGGAAGGCCATGGGTGTCGAGGTGAGGCCTTTTCCTACTCCCCTGCCACACCCCGCACAGGTCCTTCCTCATCCTGGCATTCTCTACACAGAACCAAGGCTGGGAGGCTGAACTGA
- the LOC118857694 gene encoding spermatid maturation protein 1-like, translating to MGNPFQQGTHSCSGPGPESCQNLGEYILIFLGFIISINIGINVVTLLRCHLGGSLNHIFHNFFQEDNTLELAPIIPKKQLICRPPALKQTRRPPAYQDPPVCKNPPICQNPTICWNHSVCQNSAVCRNLAVHRNPAVCDLCTMDSVTLDLAPPGSCRRHSVFSQEPNQCLDARLPNGDDKVSQSWHPGCCPDNCQCDWDSPMPQAQWKGLSACPPFPGVHFQQYLGRSANGVEAKPKMGLEACVYPINPSSYNAESQSCKESTEPDMYGCSPQFFHRVTVSPLSCKPLPATNHVTYNGWKKKRQVWEASRGVDSLPHACPPDSLEKPSQDWVYYSLEE from the exons ATGGGTAACCCTTTCCAGCAAGGGACCCATTCCTGTTCAGGTCCTGGCCCTGAGAGCTGCCAGAACCTAGGCGAATATATCTTGATCTTTCTGGGCTTCATCATCTCCATCAACATTGGAATCAATGTGGTGACTCTG CTCCGGTGCCACCTTGGGGGCTCTCTGAACCAcatattccataatttttttcaggAAG ATAACACGCTCGAGCTGGCCCCAATCATTCCCAAGAAACAGCTCATCTGCAGGCCTCCAGCACTGAAGCAGACACGGAGACCTCCTGCCTATCAGGACCCTCCTGTCTGTAAAAACCCTCCTATTTGTCAAAATCCTACTATCTGTTGGAACCATTCTGTCTGTCAGAATTCTGCTGTCTGTCGGAATCTTGCTGTCCATCGGAACCCTGCTGTCTGTGACCTCTGCACTATGGACTCTGTGACTCTTGACCTGGCCCCCCCAGGCTCCTGCCGTCGGCactcagttttctcacaagaACCTAACCAATGTCTAGATGCCAGGCTTCCCAATGGAGATGACAAGGTTTCCCAGTCCTGGCACCCTGGATGTTGCCCTGACAATTGTCAATGTGACTGGGACTCTCCAATGCCTCAGGCACAATGGAAAGGGTTATCAGCTTGTCCCCCATTCCCTGGGGTCCATTTCCAACAATACCTGGGAAGATCAGCCAATGGGGTGGAAGCAaagcccaagatggggctggaaGCTTGTGTGTACCCCATTAACCCCTCATCATATAATGCCGAGTCTCAGAGCTGCAAAGAGAGTACAGAACCAGACATGTATGGATGTTCCCCCCAGTTCTTCCACCGAGTAACAGTCAGCCCTCTAAGCTGCAAACCCTTGCCCGCCACAAACCATGTAACGTACAATGGCTGGAAAAAGAAGAGGCAGGTATGGGAAGCAAGTAGGGGTGTTGACAGCTTGCCCCATGCATGCCCCCCAGACTCTCTTGAAAAGCCAAGCCAGGACTGGGTGTACTACTCCCTGGAGGAGTAG